A single region of the Acidobacteriota bacterium genome encodes:
- a CDS encoding sodium-coupled permease, with protein MEQTGLSWIDWTVIVVYASATIALGWYYSRKQKDSREYFIGSGSLNPILVGVSLFATHLSTISYLSVPGETISKGPIMILLIIPCYPVSYFIVRRYLLSVYMRHRVTSAYELLENRLGLGVRLLGAGMFIVVRLSWMCLLVFVAARAMTVMLGVSEEWIPWIVLVTGFVSIIYTSLGGLGAVVITDFLQTALLLGGALLVIVLVTVELGDLSWIPTSWQATWDSQPAFSFDPRVRVTMFGTFMSVLVWTVCTAGGDQLSIQRFMSTGDAEAAKRAYLAQALVASAVLFTLLFVGFALMGYFQARPHELPAGLNLATGGDQIFPRFIAFHLPIGVAGLVVSAMFAAAMSSLDSGVNSITAVVTTDFLDRFGLMPKTRKGHVRLAQCLAFGLGAIVVIGSSYMGNVPGNITGMTQRTTNLLATPAFSLFFFALFYRYGKPAGAVVGAVYGITVGALIAFSGNFYSLIQDSAMLASSAAVDLSPISFQWISPLSLLVNLAAGAALSKAIRAGDSSGRICVKSAIALLPLLPAAGLILGWPWLAGS; from the coding sequence TTGGAACAGACGGGACTCTCCTGGATCGACTGGACGGTGATCGTCGTCTACGCCAGCGCGACCATCGCCCTGGGCTGGTACTACAGCCGCAAGCAGAAGGACTCCAGGGAGTACTTTATCGGGAGCGGCAGCCTGAATCCCATCCTGGTGGGCGTTTCCCTGTTCGCCACCCACTTGAGCACCATCTCCTATCTGTCGGTTCCGGGCGAGACGATCTCCAAGGGTCCCATCATGATCCTGTTGATCATCCCCTGTTATCCGGTCTCCTACTTCATCGTGCGCCGGTACCTCCTTTCCGTCTACATGCGGCACCGCGTGACCAGCGCCTACGAGTTGCTGGAGAACCGGCTGGGGCTGGGCGTGCGCCTCCTGGGCGCCGGCATGTTCATCGTGGTGCGCCTGAGCTGGATGTGCCTGCTGGTCTTCGTGGCGGCCCGAGCCATGACGGTGATGCTGGGCGTCAGCGAGGAATGGATCCCTTGGATTGTCCTGGTCACCGGATTCGTCTCCATCATCTACACCTCGCTGGGCGGTCTGGGAGCCGTCGTGATCACCGACTTCCTGCAGACGGCCCTGCTGTTGGGAGGAGCCCTGCTGGTCATCGTCCTGGTGACCGTCGAGCTGGGCGACCTGAGCTGGATCCCCACTTCCTGGCAAGCCACCTGGGACAGTCAACCCGCCTTCAGCTTCGATCCCCGGGTCCGGGTCACCATGTTCGGAACCTTCATGTCGGTCCTGGTCTGGACCGTCTGCACGGCGGGTGGCGACCAGTTGAGCATTCAGCGGTTCATGTCCACCGGCGACGCCGAGGCCGCCAAGCGCGCCTATCTGGCCCAGGCCCTGGTCGCCTCCGCCGTCCTCTTCACCCTGCTCTTCGTCGGCTTCGCCCTCATGGGATACTTCCAGGCCCGGCCCCATGAGCTGCCGGCGGGGTTGAACCTGGCCACGGGGGGCGACCAGATCTTCCCCAGGTTCATCGCCTTCCACCTGCCCATCGGGGTCGCCGGGCTGGTCGTGTCCGCCATGTTCGCCGCGGCCATGTCGAGCCTCGACTCGGGCGTGAACTCGATTACCGCAGTGGTGACCACCGATTTCCTGGACCGGTTCGGCCTCATGCCCAAGACCCGGAAGGGACACGTCCGGCTGGCCCAGTGCCTGGCCTTCGGCCTGGGAGCCATCGTGGTCATCGGCAGCTCATACATGGGGAACGTTCCGGGGAACATCACCGGCATGACGCAACGGACCACCAACCTGCTGGCGACCCCGGCCTTCAGCCTGTTCTTCTTCGCCCTCTTCTACCGTTACGGCAAGCCGGCCGGGGCGGTGGTGGGAGCCGTCTACGGAATTACGGTGGGAGCGTTGATCGCCTTCTCGGGGAACTTCTACAGCCTTATTCAAGACTCGGCCATGCTGGCTTCCAGCGCCGCCGTCGACCTCTCGCCCATCAGCTTTCAATGGATCAGCCCACTATCGCTGCTGGTCAACCTGGCCGCCGGCGCCGCCCTCAGCAAGGCCATCCGAGCCGGCGACTCCAGCGGACGGATCTGCGTTAAATCGGCTATCGCCCTGCTGCCCCTTCTCCCCGCGGCCGGGCTTATCCTGGGATGGCCCTGGCTCGCCGGAAGCTGA